A genomic segment from Deinococcus aestuarii encodes:
- a CDS encoding glycoside hydrolase family 2 protein produces the protein MNEQAPQSPASPSLHPRPQLTRERWDDLGGVWGFAHDDQGVGLDERWFGREDVFGRQITVPFPPESQASGLRETGYHPVVWYRRTFTVPGEDRAGRVLLHFGAVDYRASVWVNGRLVAEHEGGHTPFTADLTTALVPGETQVVVVRAEDDPHDLAQPRGKQDWEERPHAIWYHRTTGIWQPVWLEAVPRTHIQTLRWTPDVDRGQLGLHLRLNRAGGEGLRVRVRLSLRGRRLADDTYALEGQEIRREIEIDPLRLRAERKDLVWTPRRPNLIDARITLLDEDDNVVDEVGSYAGLRSVGVRDGRFLLNGSPYYLRLVLAQNYWPESHLAAPSEDALRREAELVKELGFNGIRIHQKVEDPRFLYWCDRLGLLVWGEMANAYVFTPEAQRRLTREWVEALERDYNHPCIVTWVPVNESWGVPNLEGDAAQRAFVRGLYHLTKSLDPTRPAIGNDGWELVEGDILGVHDYALDGATLRERYSSQEALEHTLREVQPSRRNFYLAGHHRQDEPVMLTEFGGLSHAPAESDRWWGYGTLPDTDALLARYEDLLNAVLDSPVIAGFCYTQLTDTEQETNGLLREDRTHKLDPGRVRAVTSRVSRAVQHDVLQEIHALADERRLEQLRAERERETLAGG, from the coding sequence GTGAACGAACAGGCCCCGCAGTCCCCGGCGTCCCCCTCCCTCCACCCCCGCCCGCAGCTCACCCGCGAACGCTGGGACGACCTCGGCGGCGTGTGGGGCTTCGCGCACGACGACCAGGGCGTGGGGCTGGACGAGCGCTGGTTCGGGCGCGAGGACGTGTTTGGCCGGCAGATCACCGTGCCCTTCCCGCCCGAGTCGCAGGCGAGCGGGCTGCGCGAGACGGGCTACCACCCGGTCGTGTGGTACCGCCGCACCTTCACGGTGCCCGGGGAGGACCGCGCGGGCCGCGTCCTGCTCCACTTCGGGGCGGTGGACTACCGCGCCTCGGTGTGGGTCAACGGCCGCCTCGTCGCCGAGCACGAGGGGGGGCACACGCCCTTCACCGCCGACCTGACCACCGCCCTGGTGCCGGGGGAGACGCAGGTCGTCGTGGTGCGGGCCGAGGACGATCCCCACGACCTCGCCCAGCCGCGCGGCAAGCAGGACTGGGAGGAGAGGCCGCACGCGATCTGGTACCACCGCACGACCGGCATCTGGCAGCCCGTGTGGCTGGAGGCCGTGCCGCGCACCCATATCCAGACCCTGCGCTGGACGCCGGACGTGGACCGGGGACAGCTCGGCCTGCACCTGCGGCTGAACCGGGCGGGGGGAGAGGGCCTGCGCGTGCGCGTGCGGCTGAGCCTCCGGGGCAGGCGCCTCGCCGACGACACCTATGCCCTGGAGGGCCAGGAGATCCGCCGCGAGATCGAGATCGACCCCCTGCGGCTGAGGGCCGAGCGCAAGGACCTCGTGTGGACTCCACGGCGCCCCAACCTGATCGACGCGCGGATCACCCTCCTCGACGAGGACGACAACGTGGTGGACGAGGTGGGCAGCTACGCGGGGTTGCGCAGCGTGGGCGTGCGCGACGGGCGGTTTCTCCTCAACGGCTCGCCCTATTACCTGCGGCTCGTGCTCGCGCAGAACTACTGGCCCGAGTCGCACCTCGCCGCGCCGTCGGAAGACGCCCTGCGGCGCGAGGCCGAACTCGTCAAGGAACTCGGCTTCAACGGCATCCGCATCCACCAGAAGGTGGAAGACCCGCGTTTCCTGTACTGGTGTGACCGCCTGGGGCTGCTCGTGTGGGGCGAGATGGCGAACGCCTACGTCTTCACCCCGGAGGCGCAGCGCCGCCTGACCCGCGAGTGGGTGGAGGCGCTGGAGCGGGATTACAACCACCCCTGCATCGTGACCTGGGTGCCTGTCAACGAGTCGTGGGGCGTGCCCAACCTGGAGGGCGACGCAGCGCAGCGGGCCTTCGTGCGCGGGCTGTACCACCTCACGAAGTCGCTCGACCCCACCCGCCCGGCCATCGGCAACGACGGCTGGGAACTCGTGGAGGGGGACATCCTGGGGGTCCACGACTACGCCCTCGACGGGGCGACCCTGCGCGAGCGCTACAGCTCCCAGGAGGCGCTGGAACACACCCTGCGGGAGGTGCAGCCCTCGCGGCGCAACTTCTACCTCGCCGGACACCACCGCCAGGACGAACCCGTGATGCTCACCGAGTTCGGCGGGCTCAGCCACGCCCCCGCGGAGTCGGACCGCTGGTGGGGGTACGGCACCCTGCCCGACACCGACGCGCTGCTGGCCCGCTACGAGGACCTGCTGAACGCCGTGCTCGACAGCCCCGTGATCGCGGGTTTCTGCTACACCCAGCTCACCGACACCGAGCAGGAGACGAACGGCCTGCTGCGGGAGGACCGCACCCACAAGCTCGATCCCGGGCGCGTGCGGGCCGTGACCTCCCGCGTCTCGCGCGCCGTGCAGCACGACGTGTTGCAGGAAATCCACGCCCTCGCCGACGAGCGCCGCCTGGAGCAGCTCCGCGCCGAACGCGAGCGGGAGACGCTGGCCGGGGGATGA
- a CDS encoding ExeM/NucH family extracellular endonuclease has product MRLSILALSCSLLLAACGETATPGALGADTGVQALAQKDAALAVKVPAEVKFVTAELSGGKLSSPRTFTATPRDGQATVVLGDLPNGDPKYQVVIRAFDHADRAVVLYRGTAEINTASGKTTTAPALTRVTATVTVTASPVLAGSTLTARLGDLSQSLRVEGEQATAQFTNVPTARGLTVTVQGVSADGQVTQQGEQTFNLSEGGAKVGVTLTAVASCPVAAGPITAIPAIQGSGATSPLLGQSVTVRGVVTGDYQTGLGGFFLQDAKGDGDAATSDGLFVFTGAAPQNVAPGDLVQFTGVVREFKAASDRLAATATQLDTLSNFTKCAGGLVVKPVEVKAPFNDLERYEGMLVTFPEKLTVTDNFGLGRYGELGLAAGGRLFNPTNGNVATTTAEQGARRIVLDDGSSRQNPATVPYLDAQNTRRTGDTVTGLTGVLRYGNDAFKVEPTGTVTFVNENPRQDKPKDVGGTLKVAGANVLNYFTTFTGADRGANSAYEFARQKAKVVAALKGLDADIVTLMEVQNNGDIALGDLVSGLNEAYGKETYAAVQTGVVGTDAIKVALIYKPARVTPVGSPVVDDNADNVYSRPPVAQTFQDKTTGGVLTVVANHLKSKGSCPTSGDVDTGQGCWNELRVQQAQKLLGFVDRLKTRSGDQDVLLMGDFNAYGDEDPIKAIVAGGFVSENKRVPAEDRYSYQFGGLFGYLDHALASTNLDTQVTGITEWHINADEPTFIDYNVEFKNNPNCTGTSCTTPDLYQPNAFRASDHDPVLIGLNLTRDEVRQPLGVTATGAASVTAGQAYTLSIGTNAALDSLKVNWGDGSAEETLAPTATGATHTFAAAGTFAVTVTATASGETRTATQSVTVNAVPTGGAKLVVSQVFGGGGNSGSVYKNDFIEIFNAGSEAVNLAGYSVQYASATGTSWQVTPLTSFNLAPGGYYLVQQAAGAGGTATLPTPDATGTINMSGSAGQVLIAEGTTAVTDRANANVRDYVSYSGLTTTTSLSRANGGCTDTDAAADLTSGAVAPRNSASPVNVCPK; this is encoded by the coding sequence ATGCGTTTATCCATCCTGGCTCTGTCCTGCTCCCTGCTGCTCGCCGCGTGCGGTGAGACGGCCACTCCCGGTGCCCTCGGCGCCGATACCGGCGTTCAGGCCCTCGCCCAGAAGGACGCCGCCCTCGCCGTGAAGGTCCCGGCCGAGGTCAAGTTCGTGACCGCCGAACTCAGCGGCGGCAAGCTGAGCTCGCCCCGCACCTTCACGGCGACCCCCAGGGACGGGCAGGCCACCGTCGTGCTGGGTGACCTCCCGAACGGCGATCCCAAGTACCAGGTGGTCATCCGTGCCTTCGACCATGCCGACCGGGCCGTGGTGCTGTACCGGGGGACGGCGGAGATCAACACGGCGAGCGGCAAGACGACCACCGCCCCGGCGCTCACCCGCGTGACGGCCACGGTGACGGTGACCGCCTCGCCCGTGCTGGCGGGGAGCACCCTCACCGCGCGGCTCGGCGACCTCAGCCAATCCCTCAGGGTGGAGGGCGAGCAGGCCACCGCGCAGTTCACGAATGTCCCCACGGCGCGCGGCCTCACCGTCACCGTGCAGGGTGTCAGCGCGGACGGGCAGGTGACCCAGCAGGGGGAGCAGACCTTCAATCTCAGCGAGGGGGGCGCGAAGGTCGGTGTGACCCTGACGGCGGTGGCGAGCTGCCCGGTGGCCGCCGGGCCGATCACGGCCATCCCCGCTATCCAGGGGAGCGGCGCGACTAGCCCCCTTTTGGGTCAGAGCGTGACCGTGCGTGGCGTGGTCACGGGCGACTACCAGACGGGCCTGGGCGGCTTTTTCCTCCAGGACGCGAAGGGCGACGGTGACGCGGCGACGAGCGACGGTCTCTTCGTGTTCACGGGCGCCGCGCCCCAGAACGTCGCGCCCGGCGACCTCGTGCAGTTCACGGGCGTGGTGCGCGAGTTCAAGGCGGCCAGCGACCGGCTCGCGGCCACCGCCACCCAGCTCGACACGCTGAGCAACTTCACGAAGTGCGCGGGCGGCCTCGTCGTGAAGCCGGTGGAGGTGAAGGCCCCCTTCAACGACCTTGAGCGCTATGAGGGGATGCTCGTCACCTTCCCGGAAAAGCTCACCGTCACGGACAACTTCGGCCTGGGGCGCTACGGCGAACTCGGCCTCGCGGCGGGCGGACGGCTCTTCAACCCCACGAACGGCAACGTGGCGACGACGACCGCCGAGCAGGGCGCGCGGCGCATCGTGCTCGACGACGGCAGCAGCCGCCAGAATCCGGCGACGGTGCCCTACCTCGACGCGCAGAACACCCGCCGCACCGGGGACACCGTGACCGGCCTGACCGGCGTGCTGCGCTACGGCAACGACGCTTTCAAGGTCGAGCCGACCGGGACCGTGACCTTCGTGAACGAGAACCCGCGCCAGGACAAGCCCAAGGATGTGGGCGGCACCCTCAAGGTCGCGGGCGCGAACGTGCTGAACTACTTCACGACCTTCACGGGCGCGGACCGGGGGGCGAACAGCGCGTACGAGTTCGCCCGCCAGAAGGCCAAGGTCGTCGCCGCGCTGAAGGGGCTCGACGCCGACATCGTGACCCTGATGGAGGTGCAGAACAACGGGGACATCGCCCTGGGCGACCTCGTGAGCGGGCTGAACGAGGCGTACGGCAAGGAGACCTACGCGGCGGTGCAGACGGGCGTGGTCGGCACGGACGCCATCAAGGTCGCCCTGATCTACAAGCCCGCCCGCGTGACGCCCGTGGGCAGCCCGGTGGTGGACGACAACGCGGACAACGTGTACAGCCGCCCGCCCGTCGCCCAGACCTTCCAGGACAAGACCACGGGCGGCGTGCTGACCGTCGTCGCCAACCACCTCAAGAGCAAGGGAAGCTGCCCCACGAGCGGCGACGTGGACACCGGGCAGGGCTGCTGGAACGAGCTGCGCGTGCAGCAGGCGCAAAAGCTCCTGGGCTTCGTGGACCGCCTCAAGACCCGCAGCGGCGACCAGGACGTTCTCCTGATGGGCGACTTCAACGCCTACGGTGACGAGGACCCCATCAAGGCGATTGTGGCGGGCGGTTTCGTGAGCGAGAACAAGCGCGTCCCCGCCGAGGACCGCTACTCGTACCAGTTCGGCGGCCTCTTCGGCTACCTCGACCACGCGCTCGCCTCCACGAACCTCGACACGCAGGTCACCGGCATCACCGAGTGGCATATCAACGCGGACGAGCCCACCTTCATCGACTACAACGTCGAGTTCAAGAACAACCCCAACTGCACGGGCACCTCCTGCACGACCCCCGACCTGTACCAGCCCAATGCCTTCCGCGCGAGCGACCACGACCCGGTGCTGATCGGCCTGAACCTCACCCGCGACGAGGTGCGTCAGCCCCTGGGCGTGACCGCCACGGGCGCGGCGAGCGTGACGGCGGGGCAGGCGTACACGCTGAGCATCGGCACGAACGCGGCCCTGGACAGCCTGAAGGTGAACTGGGGCGACGGCAGCGCCGAGGAGACGCTCGCGCCGACCGCGACGGGGGCCACGCACACCTTCGCCGCCGCCGGGACGTTCGCGGTCACCGTGACCGCCACGGCGAGCGGGGAGACCCGGACCGCCACCCAGAGCGTGACCGTGAACGCGGTGCCCACGGGCGGCGCCAAGCTCGTGGTCAGCCAGGTCTTCGGCGGGGGCGGGAACTCGGGCTCGGTCTATAAGAACGACTTCATCGAGATCTTCAACGCCGGGAGCGAGGCCGTGAACCTCGCCGGGTACTCGGTGCAGTACGCGAGCGCGACGGGCACCTCCTGGCAGGTCACGCCCCTGACGAGCTTCAACCTCGCCCCCGGCGGGTATTACCTCGTGCAGCAGGCGGCGGGAGCGGGCGGCACGGCGACCCTGCCGACGCCCGACGCGACGGGCACGATCAACATGAGCGGTTCGGCGGGTCAGGTCCTGATCGCCGAGGGGACGACGGCGGTGACCGACCGGGCGAATGCGAACGTGCGCGATTACGTCTCGTACTCCGGCCTGACGACCACCACCAGCCTCAGCCGCGCGAACGGGGGCTGTACCGACACCGACGCGGCCGCCGACCTCACGTCGGGGGCGGTGGCGCCGCGCAACTCGGCCTCGCCGGTCAACGTCTGCCCGAAGTGA
- a CDS encoding SRPBCC domain-containing protein gives MTGTAASAMISNVEESRVLVLERVFKAPRELVFGAFSQAEHLRQWWGPRGWEVPFCTVDFRPGGRWHYCMRCTDKTQGEFYGMESWGLGIYREIEVPARLSLTDSFSDAEGNVNETMPSTLSTLTFETVEGGTRVVNRAVYDSEEALRTVMEMGMVQGVTETWDRLAEYLETRQT, from the coding sequence ATGACCGGCACCGCAGCTTCCGCCATGATCTCGAACGTCGAAGAGAGCCGGGTTCTCGTGCTGGAGCGCGTCTTCAAGGCCCCCCGCGAGCTGGTCTTCGGCGCGTTCTCGCAGGCCGAGCATCTCCGCCAGTGGTGGGGCCCGCGCGGCTGGGAGGTGCCCTTCTGCACCGTGGACTTCCGTCCGGGAGGCAGGTGGCATTACTGCATGAGGTGCACCGACAAGACTCAGGGCGAGTTCTACGGTATGGAATCCTGGGGCCTGGGCATCTACCGGGAGATCGAGGTCCCGGCGCGCCTCAGCCTCACCGATTCCTTCTCGGACGCGGAGGGCAACGTCAACGAGACGATGCCGTCGACCCTCTCGACGTTGACCTTCGAGACGGTCGAGGGCGGAACGAGGGTCGTCAACCGCGCCGTCTACGACTCCGAGGAAGCGTTGAGAACGGTCATGGAGATGGGCATGGTGCAGGGCGTGACCGAGACGTGGGACCGCCTCGCCGAGTACCTGGAGACGCGGCAGACCTGA
- a CDS encoding carbohydrate ABC transporter permease, translating into MALERVEVRRAAPSASGRRRLSHALTHAALIVAVFLVGVPLLFALIKATQTSDQVVTPSLLPGGAFLTNLERVWTEANLGRYMLNSFIVTIAVVVGKTTLSVLAALAFVYFRFPLRSVAFALVLFTLMLPTELLIVALFDLVSSRLGWANSYLAIIVPFLASATGTFLFRQHFLNIPTSLADAARIDGCGPLLFLRHVLLPLSVNTIGALAVIQFVFAWDQYLWPLVIMQSDERQVVQVGLRKLIDVGGQTDWGAVMAGAIVTLLPPLLVFTLLQEQFSKGFALGQEK; encoded by the coding sequence ATGGCGCTTGAGCGGGTGGAGGTCCGGCGGGCCGCGCCGTCTGCCAGCGGGCGCAGGCGCCTCTCCCACGCCCTGACGCACGCGGCCCTGATCGTGGCGGTGTTTCTCGTGGGGGTGCCCCTGCTGTTCGCCCTGATCAAGGCCACCCAGACGAGCGATCAGGTCGTGACGCCCAGCCTGCTCCCCGGCGGCGCCTTCCTCACCAACCTGGAGCGGGTCTGGACCGAGGCGAACCTCGGGCGGTACATGCTCAACTCGTTCATCGTGACCATCGCCGTCGTGGTGGGGAAGACGACGCTTTCGGTCCTCGCCGCCCTCGCGTTCGTGTACTTCCGCTTCCCGCTGCGCTCGGTGGCCTTCGCGCTGGTGCTCTTCACGCTGATGCTGCCCACCGAACTCCTGATCGTCGCCCTGTTCGATCTCGTGTCCTCGCGGCTGGGATGGGCGAACTCGTACCTGGCGATCATCGTGCCGTTCCTGGCCTCGGCGACGGGGACCTTCCTCTTCCGGCAGCATTTCCTGAATATCCCCACTTCCCTGGCGGACGCGGCCCGGATCGACGGGTGCGGGCCGCTGCTCTTCTTGCGCCACGTGCTGTTGCCGCTGAGCGTGAACACCATCGGCGCCCTCGCGGTGATCCAGTTCGTGTTCGCGTGGGACCAGTACCTCTGGCCGCTGGTCATCATGCAGAGCGACGAGCGGCAGGTCGTGCAGGTGGGCCTGCGCAAGCTCATCGACGTGGGCGGGCAGACCGACTGGGGCGCCGTGATGGCGGGCGCCATCGTGACCCTGCTGCCGCCCCTCCTCGTGTTCACGCTGCTTCAGGAGCAGTTTTCCAAGGGCTTCGCGCTGGGGCAGGAGAAGTGA
- a CDS encoding glycerophosphodiester phosphodiesterase, whose amino-acid sequence MPGMTRPLLLGHRGSPRQHRENTLPSFQAALDAGLDGVELDVRRLADGTLVVHHDEALFDGRRLADLTRAQLAPHPVPTLEEVCAWAADTGALLNVELKYESTRPDDRVPGTAELLRRHGLGPSTIVSSFNPLFLAALRNAAPEVGRGFLFDRAPGLAPLIAARLGVSALHPRRTLVTPALVEAARRRGWRVNVWTVNDPDLARRLVALGVDGLIGDVPEVLLAAR is encoded by the coding sequence ATGCCCGGCATGACCCGCCCCCTCCTGCTCGGCCACCGGGGCTCGCCCCGCCAGCACCGCGAGAACACCCTGCCCAGCTTCCAGGCGGCCCTGGACGCCGGGCTCGACGGGGTGGAACTCGACGTGCGGAGATTGGCCGACGGCACGCTGGTGGTCCACCACGACGAGGCCCTCTTCGACGGGCGGCGGCTGGCGGACCTGACCCGGGCGCAGCTCGCCCCCCACCCCGTGCCCACGCTGGAGGAGGTCTGCGCCTGGGCGGCGGACACGGGCGCCCTCCTCAATGTCGAACTCAAGTACGAGTCCACGCGCCCCGACGACCGGGTGCCCGGCACCGCCGAGCTGCTGCGCCGTCACGGGCTGGGGCCTTCCACCATCGTGTCGAGCTTCAATCCCCTCTTCCTCGCGGCCCTGCGGAACGCGGCCCCGGAGGTGGGGCGCGGTTTCCTCTTCGACCGCGCCCCCGGACTGGCACCCCTGATCGCCGCGCGGCTGGGGGTCAGCGCCCTGCACCCGCGCCGTACCCTGGTCACGCCCGCGCTCGTGGAGGCGGCCCGGCGGCGCGGCTGGCGGGTGAACGTGTGGACGGTGAACGACCCGGACCTCGCGCGCCGTCTGGTGGCCCTCGGGGTGGACGGCTTGATCGGGGACGTGCCGGAGGTCTTGCTCGCGGCGCGCTAG
- a CDS encoding ArsR/SmtB family transcription factor, whose product MNAATFGALAEGHRLQMVELLIRQPLTVGEIATRLQIRQPQASKHLRVLSETGLVEVEAVANRRIYTLRAEPFRELDDWLRSYRQLWEGRFDRLDEYLQRLQQEDRDAASPEASPPACPQNGSGQS is encoded by the coding sequence CTGAACGCCGCCACGTTCGGCGCCCTGGCCGAGGGGCATCGCCTACAGATGGTCGAGCTGCTGATCCGGCAGCCGCTGACGGTCGGTGAGATCGCCACGCGTCTCCAGATTCGCCAGCCGCAGGCGTCCAAGCATCTCCGCGTCCTGAGCGAGACCGGGTTGGTCGAGGTCGAGGCGGTCGCCAACCGGCGCATCTACACGCTCCGGGCCGAGCCTTTTCGGGAGCTGGACGACTGGCTGCGCAGCTACCGGCAGCTCTGGGAGGGCCGCTTCGACCGCCTGGACGAGTATTTGCAGAGGCTTCAGCAAGAAGACCGTGACGCCGCAAGCCCCGAGGCCAGTCCGCCCGCCTGCCCGCAGAACGGTTCAGGTCAATCCTGA
- a CDS encoding carbohydrate ABC transporter permease, whose protein sequence is MTALPTTPPEAAPAVRETQAAPAFRSRLLPWLFLAPTLVVLALFLYLPAAQTLGLSTYRSNIVLGTQQFVGFANFGELLSSPVYRQVVGQTLAFVALVVVLGLGLGLGLAWLASRPIRGGRIYRLLLIFPYALSPAVAGTLWLFLFNPEIGAVNQLLGSLFGLRPRWLDDPTLAFGLVTAAAVWKGLGYNVVFYLAALTNLPGEVLEAAEIDGASGTQSFWRIVVPLLSPMTFFLLFTNVVYALFDSFGLVDILTRGGPIQGQAGATTFLIYQLYEDAFRNFRTGLAAAQAVLMLVLVGAITLLQFRFGSRRVHYGA, encoded by the coding sequence ATGACCGCCCTGCCCACCACCCCACCCGAGGCGGCCCCCGCCGTCCGCGAGACCCAGGCCGCCCCCGCCTTCCGGAGCCGGTTGCTGCCGTGGCTTTTCCTCGCGCCCACCCTGGTCGTCCTCGCCCTCTTCCTGTACCTGCCCGCCGCGCAGACCCTGGGCCTGAGCACCTACCGCAGCAACATCGTCCTGGGAACCCAGCAGTTCGTCGGTTTCGCCAACTTCGGCGAGCTGCTGAGTAGCCCGGTCTACCGGCAGGTCGTGGGGCAGACCCTGGCCTTCGTGGCGCTCGTGGTGGTGCTGGGGCTGGGGCTCGGCCTCGGCCTCGCGTGGCTGGCGAGCCGCCCGATCCGGGGTGGGCGCATCTACCGCCTGCTCCTGATCTTCCCCTACGCGCTCTCCCCGGCGGTCGCCGGGACGCTGTGGCTTTTCCTCTTCAACCCCGAGATCGGCGCGGTGAACCAGCTTCTCGGCTCGCTGTTCGGCCTCCGGCCCCGCTGGCTCGACGACCCCACCCTCGCCTTCGGGCTGGTGACCGCCGCCGCCGTGTGGAAGGGGCTGGGCTACAACGTCGTCTTTTACCTCGCGGCGCTGACCAACCTGCCGGGGGAGGTGCTGGAGGCCGCCGAGATCGACGGGGCGAGCGGCACGCAGAGCTTCTGGCGGATCGTGGTGCCGCTGCTGTCGCCCATGACGTTCTTCCTGCTCTTCACGAACGTCGTGTACGCCCTCTTCGACTCCTTCGGCCTGGTCGACATCCTGACGCGCGGCGGGCCGATCCAGGGGCAGGCGGGCGCGACGACCTTTCTGATCTATCAGCTCTACGAGGACGCCTTCCGCAACTTCCGCACCGGGCTCGCGGCGGCGCAGGCGGTGCTGATGCTCGTGCTCGTCGGCGCGATCACGCTGCTGCAATTCCGCTTCGGCAGCCGGAGAGTCCACTATGGCGCTTGA
- a CDS encoding ABC transporter substrate-binding protein, with protein sequence MKQLALTLALLGTASAQTVTVDFWHSFGDAKRAGWIQARADEYNKQHPGVKVVPAYKGGYNDSLQATILAARQNKPPALVQIFEVGSQLALDSGVFQPVSGIKAVDFSDYIKPVINYYTIGGKVNSLPFNSSSPVLYFNKNLMRKAGLDVTRPPATFGQLLQACEKIKAANLDAKCLSAALYGWFVEQWMSEQNAQLVNNGNGRQGRATESNLDSPAARNVFQFMKDVNDKGYYTYTGKLADTDGGNAIFSNQKAVFNINSTADIGNVSDSAKKAGFQLGIGVLPIPDGVKRNGVVIGGASLWVARNIPRPQAEAALDFALYMTNTPNMADWHKLTGYYPVRNSSIALLRQQGWFKQTPLQLVAFNQLLRTTPNVASAGALNGTAIQTRKIVEEGLQKVLGGTGVDAAMKDTKARVDAALREYNANFR encoded by the coding sequence ATGAAACAGCTCGCGCTCACGCTCGCCCTGCTCGGCACCGCCTCGGCCCAGACCGTCACCGTGGACTTCTGGCATTCCTTCGGGGACGCCAAGCGCGCCGGGTGGATTCAGGCCCGCGCCGACGAGTACAACAAGCAGCACCCGGGTGTGAAGGTCGTGCCCGCGTACAAGGGCGGGTACAACGACTCGCTCCAGGCGACCATCCTCGCCGCGCGGCAGAACAAGCCGCCCGCCCTGGTGCAGATTTTCGAGGTCGGCAGCCAGCTCGCGCTGGACTCGGGGGTCTTCCAGCCCGTCAGCGGGATCAAGGCGGTGGACTTCAGCGACTACATCAAGCCGGTGATCAACTACTACACGATTGGGGGCAAGGTGAACTCGCTGCCCTTCAACTCGTCGAGCCCGGTGCTGTACTTCAACAAGAACCTGATGAGGAAGGCGGGTCTGGACGTCACCCGGCCCCCCGCCACCTTCGGGCAACTTCTCCAGGCCTGCGAGAAGATCAAGGCGGCGAACCTCGACGCCAAGTGCCTGAGCGCGGCGCTCTACGGCTGGTTCGTCGAGCAGTGGATGAGCGAGCAGAACGCGCAGCTCGTGAACAACGGCAACGGGCGCCAGGGCCGCGCGACCGAGAGCAACCTCGACTCGCCCGCCGCGCGCAACGTCTTCCAGTTCATGAAGGACGTGAACGACAAGGGCTACTACACCTACACCGGCAAGCTCGCCGACACCGACGGCGGCAACGCGATCTTCAGCAACCAGAAGGCCGTGTTCAACATCAACTCCACCGCCGACATCGGCAACGTGAGCGACTCGGCGAAGAAGGCGGGCTTCCAGCTCGGGATCGGCGTGCTGCCCATTCCCGATGGGGTGAAGCGCAACGGCGTGGTGATCGGCGGCGCGAGCCTGTGGGTCGCCAGGAACATCCCGAGGCCCCAGGCCGAGGCCGCGCTCGACTTCGCCCTGTACATGACGAACACGCCGAACATGGCCGACTGGCATAAGCTCACGGGCTACTACCCGGTGCGCAACTCCTCCATCGCGCTGCTGCGCCAGCAGGGGTGGTTCAAGCAGACGCCGCTGCAACTCGTGGCCTTTAACCAGCTCCTGCGCACGACGCCCAACGTCGCCTCGGCGGGGGCCCTGAACGGCACCGCCATCCAGACGCGCAAGATCGTGGAGGAAGGGCTCCAGAAGGTCCTCGGCGGCACGGGCGTGGACGCGGCCATGAAGGACACCAAGGCCCGCGTGGACGCCGCCCTGCGCGAGTACAACGCCAACTTCCGCTGA